A single Candidatus Hydrogenedentota bacterium DNA region contains:
- the menC gene encoding o-succinylbenzoate synthase, whose protein sequence is MDIPLVRLYRYRVPLAKPLRLRGADYHDREGLILVFGGAYGSGHGDIAPLPGFSRETLDEAQEAVVQWAGLLGRLPKDPVEREKALAFLDATPSVQFGIECATFSFRHAIGSERSLGLYNPARRTVSVNGLIGGTGDPLDEAKRFRAEGYRAVKIKVGQESVASDIGRVHAIRAALPIEVAIRLDANRAWSWNDALAFARGVRDVSIEYIEEPLADPDRLPEFAARGDLAVALDETIVECRDTNGLAQRFPWAAAFILKPTLLGGVRRCERIANEAIEFGIRPVVSACFESGIGIAALAHLASALTTEDIPAGLDTYGWLAGDVLPRRFAIRNGRLDLDEADECVAACDFGALEEVYGG, encoded by the coding sequence ATGGATATCCCGTTAGTACGCCTCTATCGCTACCGCGTGCCGCTGGCAAAACCATTGCGGCTGCGCGGCGCGGATTACCACGATCGCGAAGGGTTGATTCTGGTCTTCGGCGGCGCGTATGGATCAGGCCACGGCGATATCGCGCCCTTGCCGGGTTTCAGCCGCGAAACACTCGACGAGGCACAGGAAGCCGTTGTCCAATGGGCCGGGTTGTTGGGCCGGCTTCCGAAAGATCCCGTCGAACGCGAGAAGGCACTCGCTTTTCTTGACGCCACGCCGTCGGTTCAGTTCGGCATCGAATGCGCCACTTTTTCCTTCCGGCACGCCATTGGCAGCGAACGATCGCTGGGCCTGTACAATCCGGCGCGGCGCACGGTGTCCGTCAACGGCCTTATCGGCGGAACCGGCGATCCGCTTGACGAGGCCAAACGCTTTCGCGCGGAAGGCTATAGGGCCGTCAAGATCAAAGTCGGCCAAGAATCCGTTGCCTCGGACATCGGCCGCGTGCATGCCATTCGGGCGGCGCTGCCCATCGAGGTGGCCATCAGGCTCGACGCCAATCGCGCATGGTCATGGAACGACGCCTTGGCGTTTGCGCGGGGCGTCCGGGACGTATCCATCGAGTATATCGAGGAACCGCTGGCGGACCCGGATCGGTTGCCGGAATTCGCCGCACGGGGCGATTTGGCCGTCGCTCTCGATGAAACCATCGTCGAATGCCGCGACACGAACGGGCTCGCCCAACGTTTTCCGTGGGCCGCGGCGTTCATATTGAAACCGACACTCCTCGGCGGCGTTCGCCGTTGCGAGCGCATCGCCAACGAGGCGATCGAATTTGGAATCCGTCCGGTCGTCAGCGCCTGCTTCGAATCGGGTATCGGCATCGCCGCGCTGGCGCATCTCGCCAGCGCGCTGACCACGGAGGACATACCCGCCGGTCTCGATACCTACGGCTGGCTCGCCGGCGACGTGCTGCCTCGGCGTTTTGCGATTCGCAACGGACGGCTCGATTTGGACGAGGCCGACGAATGCGTGGCCGCGTGCGACTTCGGCGCCCTGGAAGAGGTATATGGTGGCTGA
- a CDS encoding AMP-binding protein has protein sequence MVADIFTAIGRHARRRPETLAIHTPDETITYARYESAIGAIADNVRAWDMRPGSCTGIAAYTSLDYVMLLMGLMRAGAVACPMNPRWPMRGILDALRPMNAERLFLPARIEGLGIRTFALAETRSLAASASSGKARKSVSSHGEKASQVNPCLCIFTSGSSGKPKAAMHGLANLTHSAETANANMPLEPGDRWLLSLPLFHVAGMGVLFRCAVAGAAVSVPATAESIEDGIMRCGATHVSLVAAQLHRLLQTDRGVEALSGLKAILLGGSAIPETLIRRAVALGLPIHTSYGMTETASQITATRPGDPLQKLMTSGRPLAPDTVRVARDGEIQVRGGSLFLGYRADEGLHLPLTDDGWFATGDLGAFDADGYLRVTGRKDRMFVAGGENIHPETIEHALCAIDGVGAAAVVPIADEEFGRLPVAFVLMEPRLDEKRLREELGKVLPRFQIPRRFFAWPEPLRRTEGKITQTGRAKLIRLAESLWAHNDSPPTSRATPPES, from the coding sequence ATGGTGGCTGACATTTTTACCGCCATCGGAAGGCATGCCCGAAGACGCCCGGAAACGTTGGCTATCCATACGCCGGATGAAACGATCACTTACGCCCGATACGAATCGGCGATTGGCGCAATCGCGGATAATGTCCGCGCATGGGATATGCGCCCCGGTTCATGCACAGGAATCGCCGCGTACACGAGTCTCGACTACGTGATGCTTCTGATGGGGCTCATGCGCGCCGGCGCCGTCGCGTGTCCCATGAACCCGCGCTGGCCCATGCGGGGAATCCTCGACGCCCTGCGCCCGATGAACGCGGAGCGTTTGTTCCTTCCCGCGCGAATCGAGGGCTTGGGCATCCGAACATTCGCCCTGGCGGAAACGCGCAGCCTTGCCGCTTCGGCTTCGTCCGGCAAGGCGCGAAAATCCGTTTCTTCGCATGGGGAAAAAGCGTCCCAAGTGAACCCCTGCCTTTGCATATTCACTTCCGGAAGTTCCGGAAAACCCAAGGCGGCCATGCACGGCCTCGCAAATCTTACGCACAGCGCCGAAACAGCCAATGCGAACATGCCGCTTGAGCCGGGCGACCGCTGGCTACTTTCCTTGCCGTTATTTCACGTGGCGGGCATGGGTGTGCTGTTCCGCTGCGCTGTCGCGGGCGCCGCCGTTTCCGTTCCCGCAACGGCGGAATCCATTGAAGACGGCATCATGCGATGCGGCGCGACGCATGTGTCGCTTGTCGCGGCGCAACTTCACCGTCTCCTCCAAACGGATCGCGGTGTCGAGGCCCTTTCGGGCCTAAAGGCAATCTTGCTCGGCGGCAGCGCCATTCCGGAAACCTTGATTCGGCGCGCCGTCGCCCTCGGCCTGCCCATTCATACCAGTTATGGCATGACCGAAACCGCAAGCCAAATCACCGCAACGCGCCCCGGAGACCCCCTGCAAAAACTGATGACGTCCGGGCGTCCGCTGGCGCCGGACACGGTGCGCGTGGCGCGCGACGGCGAAATTCAGGTGCGGGGCGGCTCGCTCTTCCTCGGTTATCGTGCCGATGAAGGCCTGCATCTTCCGTTGACGGATGACGGCTGGTTCGCGACCGGCGACTTGGGCGCTTTCGATGCGGACGGCTATCTCCGTGTCACGGGCCGCAAGGATCGCATGTTCGTCGCGGGCGGCGAAAATATCCACCCGGAAACCATCGAACATGCGCTTTGCGCGATTGACGGCGTCGGCGCGGCGGCCGTCGTGCCGATCGCCGACGAGGAATTCGGCCGGTTGCCCGTTGCGTTCGTTCTCATGGAACCACGGCTGGACGAGAAGCGCTTGCGCGAGGAACTGGGCAAGGTTCTTCCGCGTTTTCAGATTCCCCGGCGTTTTTTCGCGTGGCCCGAACCATTACGGCGCACCGAAGGCAAAATAACCCAAACAGGCCGCGCAAAACTCATCCGGCTTGCCGAATCACTGTGGGCCCACAACGATTCCCCGCCTACCTCGCGCGCCACTCCGCCGGAATCGTAG